From Saccharothrix espanaensis DSM 44229, the proteins below share one genomic window:
- a CDS encoding trypsin-like peptidase domain-containing protein has protein sequence MARMKALLGVVALLALTPLPVAAAQPSSPEERAAAVARPGIVYISVTWHGWVRDKKTGEVFGGTDGYEVKTSCSGAIISPDGYVATASHCVHTGPLGGGGALFDAAIADLTKAGRVRDVAKARQQFAENGLAEGFDPDSPVDRQIQVERMEKRDAEQVRDVAPATVVDLVAPGDGDVAVLKIPRENLPSLEVRQDQTPVGTPILAIGYPGSTDKTVDPSLEPSNKNGQISAKRTQGGRPFYEFSAAATHGMSGGPVVDMRGGIVGLVSQGSPGETQSFNFAASSQTLSEVLKGKEVKAGIGQHDEDYRTGLDRFFEGDYDGAATYFAAALAGAPGNQQAADYLKQATDKGGVPGSSPTTLLLIFAIVCGCVAVATATAGTAIVVSRRKRAAAAAKAPAAVPAGGYPSTTPSTPAGGYAPATPAGGYAATPAGGYPTATPPGGYAATPGGGYPQVSPWAQQPAPHPAPPKPTAVMPQPFPTAQAPVPRPTLRETPAVAPPVPNQAPNQAPDPSPAPTPDGHPTLTRQVKVPASEDAPTVSTSAPDLSALPVVLGGDPQRGGERDADQADRREGGSAGDHQADDQTQPRRRHVEPGTPLAGQPGADQGGDGDQAHDGDEGRQP, from the coding sequence ATGGCGCGGATGAAGGCCCTGCTCGGCGTGGTCGCGCTGCTGGCGTTGACGCCGCTGCCCGTCGCGGCCGCGCAGCCGTCCAGCCCGGAGGAGCGGGCCGCCGCCGTGGCCCGGCCGGGCATCGTCTACATCTCGGTCACCTGGCACGGCTGGGTGCGCGACAAGAAGACCGGCGAGGTGTTCGGCGGCACCGACGGCTACGAGGTCAAGACCTCGTGCAGCGGCGCGATCATCAGCCCGGACGGGTACGTCGCCACGGCCAGCCACTGCGTCCACACCGGACCGCTGGGCGGCGGTGGCGCGCTGTTCGACGCGGCCATCGCCGACCTGACCAAGGCGGGCCGGGTCCGGGACGTGGCCAAGGCGCGGCAGCAGTTCGCCGAGAACGGGCTCGCCGAGGGGTTCGACCCGGACAGCCCGGTGGACCGGCAGATCCAGGTCGAGCGGATGGAGAAGCGCGACGCCGAGCAGGTGCGCGACGTCGCGCCGGCGACGGTGGTCGACCTGGTCGCGCCCGGCGACGGCGACGTGGCGGTGCTCAAGATCCCCCGGGAGAACCTGCCCTCCCTCGAAGTGCGCCAGGACCAGACCCCGGTCGGCACGCCGATCCTGGCCATCGGCTACCCCGGCTCGACCGACAAGACCGTCGACCCGAGCCTGGAGCCCAGCAACAAGAACGGCCAGATCTCGGCCAAGCGCACCCAGGGCGGGCGGCCGTTCTACGAGTTCAGCGCGGCGGCCACGCACGGCATGAGCGGCGGCCCGGTGGTCGACATGCGCGGCGGGATCGTCGGCCTGGTCAGCCAGGGCTCGCCGGGCGAGACCCAGTCGTTCAACTTCGCCGCCTCCTCCCAGACCCTGTCCGAGGTGCTTAAGGGCAAGGAGGTCAAGGCCGGGATCGGGCAGCACGACGAGGACTACCGGACCGGGCTGGACCGCTTTTTCGAGGGCGACTACGACGGCGCGGCAACGTACTTCGCCGCCGCGCTGGCGGGTGCCCCGGGCAACCAGCAGGCCGCCGACTACCTCAAGCAGGCCACCGACAAGGGCGGCGTGCCGGGCAGTTCGCCCACCACGCTGCTGCTGATCTTCGCGATCGTCTGCGGCTGCGTCGCGGTGGCCACCGCGACGGCGGGCACCGCGATCGTCGTCAGCCGCCGCAAGCGCGCCGCCGCCGCGGCCAAGGCTCCCGCCGCCGTCCCGGCCGGCGGGTACCCCTCGACGACACCCAGCACTCCGGCCGGCGGGTACGCGCCGGCCACCCCGGCAGGCGGGTACGCGGCCACTCCGGCGGGCGGGTACCCCACCGCGACGCCGCCGGGCGGGTACGCGGCGACCCCGGGCGGCGGGTACCCGCAGGTCTCGCCGTGGGCCCAACAACCGGCACCGCACCCCGCACCGCCCAAGCCGACCGCGGTGATGCCGCAGCCCTTCCCCACCGCCCAGGCCCCGGTGCCGCGGCCCACGCTCCGGGAGACCCCGGCCGTCGCGCCGCCGGTACCGAACCAGGCACCGAACCAGGCACCGGATCCGAGCCCGGCACCGACGCCGGACGGGCACCCGACCCTCACCCGGCAGGTCAAGGTGCCCGCTTCGGAGGACGCACCCACGGTGTCCACCTCCGCCCCGGACCTCTCGGCGCTACCAGTTGTTCTCGGCGGTGATCCACAGCGCGGCGGCGAGCGCGATGCCGACCAGGCTGATCGGCGAGAAGGAGGCTCCGCCGGTGATCACCAGGCCGATGACCAGACCCAGCCCCGTCGCCGCCACGTAGAGCCGGGGACCCCACTTGCGGGTCAGCCAGGCGCCGACCAGGGCGGTGACGGCGATCAGGCTCATGATGGTGACGAAGGCCGCCAGCCGTAA
- a CDS encoding sigma-70 family RNA polymerase sigma factor: MDELAELFETHRARLRAVAYRMLGSSAEAEDAVQETWLRLSRVDADEVDNLAAWLRTVVSRVCLDVLRARRSRPEVPVGQVPDRPSDADPEQELLLAESVGRALLVVLDALAPAERVAFVLHDLFAVPFDEIAPIVGRTTVTAKKLASRARQRVRGTPRLPEAEVVGHRRVVEAFLAAARTGDLAGLLAVLAPDVVRVADPATVPPGTPVVVRGAHVVAEEAVVLAAKSRYASPALVDGAVGAVVAPFGRLVLALAIDVVDGRVARFEVIADPRRLARLEIAVPA; the protein is encoded by the coding sequence ATGGACGAGTTGGCGGAGCTCTTCGAGACGCACCGGGCGCGGTTGCGCGCGGTCGCGTACCGGATGCTCGGGTCGTCGGCCGAGGCCGAGGACGCGGTGCAGGAGACGTGGCTGCGGCTGAGCCGGGTCGACGCGGACGAGGTCGACAACCTGGCCGCGTGGCTGCGCACCGTCGTGTCGCGGGTGTGCCTGGACGTGCTGCGCGCCCGCCGGTCCCGGCCGGAGGTGCCGGTCGGCCAGGTGCCCGACCGGCCGTCGGACGCCGACCCCGAGCAGGAACTGCTGCTGGCCGAGTCGGTGGGGCGGGCGCTGCTGGTCGTGCTGGACGCGCTCGCGCCCGCCGAACGGGTGGCGTTCGTGCTGCACGACCTGTTCGCGGTGCCGTTCGACGAGATCGCGCCGATCGTCGGCCGCACCACGGTGACCGCGAAGAAGCTCGCCAGCCGCGCCCGGCAGCGGGTCCGGGGCACGCCCCGGCTGCCCGAAGCCGAGGTCGTCGGGCACCGGCGGGTGGTGGAGGCGTTCCTGGCCGCCGCGCGCACCGGGGACCTGGCCGGGCTGCTGGCCGTGCTCGCACCGGACGTGGTGCGGGTCGCCGACCCGGCCACCGTGCCGCCGGGCACGCCGGTCGTGGTGCGCGGCGCGCACGTGGTCGCGGAGGAGGCCGTCGTGCTGGCCGCCAAGTCCCGGTACGCCTCGCCCGCGCTGGTCGACGGGGCGGTGGGCGCGGTCGTCGCGCCGTTCGGGCGGCTCGTGCTGGCCCTGGCGATCGACGTGGTCGACGGCCGGGTAGCGCGGTTCGAGGTGATCGCCGACCCGCGCCGGCTGGCCCGGCTGGAGATCGCCGTGCCCGCCTGA
- a CDS encoding oxidoreductase produces MTDITTARPLLTPVELGGFRLPNRVVMAPVTRARAGDGLVPTELHAVYYGQRASAGLIVTEGTWVGERAVGFPNVPGVYSDEQVAAWRRVTDVVHALGGRIVVQLWFSGSAAPHEMSTADIRDVVADFATAAAQARRAGFDGVEVHAVGAFLLPRFLNARTNQRTDGYRGGRLLFEIVDEVGAVWGDGRVGVRISPYWDADEGFSADESTVVAYQEYVRRLGDRSLAYLHLRGPELTGPAPDFADFARYREVFDGPMIANLGFDRESGDAIVAAGVVDAVSYAKHYIANPDLVARFALGRDLSPGDPETYYQGGPEGYVDYPESRWS; encoded by the coding sequence ATGACCGACATCACAACCGCCCGACCGCTGCTGACGCCAGTCGAACTGGGTGGTTTCCGGCTGCCCAACCGGGTGGTGATGGCCCCGGTGACCAGGGCGCGCGCGGGCGACGGGCTGGTGCCGACCGAACTGCACGCGGTGTACTACGGGCAGCGGGCGAGCGCCGGGCTGATCGTCACCGAAGGCACGTGGGTGGGGGAGCGGGCGGTGGGGTTCCCCAACGTGCCCGGGGTGTACTCCGACGAGCAGGTGGCCGCGTGGCGGCGGGTGACCGACGTGGTGCACGCCCTGGGCGGGCGGATCGTCGTGCAGCTGTGGTTCTCCGGTTCGGCGGCTCCGCACGAGATGTCCACGGCCGACATCCGCGATGTGGTGGCCGATTTCGCCACGGCGGCCGCGCAGGCCCGACGGGCCGGGTTCGACGGTGTCGAGGTGCACGCGGTGGGCGCGTTCCTGCTGCCGAGGTTCCTCAACGCCCGCACGAACCAGCGCACCGACGGCTACCGGGGCGGGCGGCTGCTGTTCGAGATCGTCGACGAGGTCGGCGCGGTGTGGGGTGACGGCCGGGTCGGGGTGCGGATCTCGCCGTACTGGGACGCCGACGAGGGCTTCAGCGCGGACGAGTCCACTGTGGTCGCCTACCAGGAGTACGTGCGCCGGCTCGGCGATCGTTCGCTGGCGTACCTGCACCTGCGCGGCCCGGAACTCACCGGCCCGGCGCCGGACTTCGCCGACTTCGCGCGCTACCGGGAGGTGTTCGACGGCCCGATGATCGCGAACCTGGGGTTCGACCGGGAGTCGGGCGACGCGATCGTGGCCGCCGGCGTGGTCGACGCGGTGTCCTACGCCAAGCACTACATCGCGAACCCGGACCTGGTGGCGCGGTTCGCGTTGGGCCGCGACCTGTCGCCGGGCGACCCGGAGACGTACTACCAGGGCGGCCCGGAGGGCTACGTGGACTACCCGGAGAGCCGCTGGTCGTAG
- a CDS encoding LysR substrate-binding domain-containing protein has protein sequence MFGLERMRALHAVATHGTVAAAASALHVTPSGVSQQLAKLEREAGQRLLEPHGRTVRLTTAGHVLAGHAADILAQVEKARAELELLRDDITGPLRVGAIATSVHALLPPVLAVLRAQHPGLEVTLHEREAEETLPQVVDGRLDVAVVESWEHRPVVVPPTLSRTALLHDVADLVLPATHRLAHRKAVDLAEVDDIPWIGWCAGSGCHDWLVRVLRQFGNHSRISCTVGSYATQLALVAGNVGAAVVPRLARDAVPDGVRVLTTRPALNRTIYAVNRTEDDDRGAIRACVDALATASARFENLV, from the coding sequence GTGTTCGGTTTGGAGAGGATGCGTGCCCTGCACGCCGTGGCGACCCACGGGACGGTCGCGGCGGCGGCGTCGGCGCTGCACGTGACCCCGTCCGGGGTGTCCCAGCAACTGGCGAAGCTGGAACGCGAGGCCGGCCAGCGCCTGCTGGAACCGCACGGCCGCACCGTCCGCCTGACCACCGCCGGGCACGTCCTGGCCGGGCACGCGGCGGACATCCTGGCCCAGGTCGAGAAGGCCCGCGCGGAACTGGAACTGCTGCGCGACGACATCACCGGCCCGCTGCGCGTCGGCGCCATCGCGACCAGCGTGCACGCCCTGCTGCCGCCCGTGCTCGCGGTGCTGCGCGCCCAGCACCCCGGCCTGGAGGTGACCCTGCACGAGCGCGAGGCCGAGGAGACCCTGCCACAGGTGGTGGACGGCCGGCTGGACGTGGCGGTGGTGGAGAGCTGGGAGCACCGGCCGGTCGTCGTGCCGCCGACCCTGTCGCGGACGGCCCTGCTGCACGACGTGGCCGACCTCGTGCTGCCCGCCACCCACCGGCTGGCCCACCGCAAGGCCGTGGACCTCGCGGAGGTGGACGACATCCCGTGGATCGGGTGGTGCGCCGGGTCGGGCTGCCACGACTGGCTGGTGCGGGTGCTGCGCCAGTTCGGCAACCACAGCCGGATCAGCTGCACGGTCGGCAGCTACGCCACCCAGCTCGCCCTCGTGGCGGGCAACGTCGGCGCGGCCGTCGTCCCCCGCCTGGCCCGCGACGCCGTGCCCGACGGCGTCCGCGTGCTCACCACCCGTCCGGCCCTCAACCGCACGATCTACGCCGTCAACCGCACCGAGGACGACGACCGGGGCGCGATCCGCGCCTGCGTGGACGCCCTGGCCACCGCCTCCGCCCGGTTCGAGAACCTCGTCTAG
- a CDS encoding DMT family transporter: MTTTEARPAAVAPARPKVNPALLALTGSLCIALSSVFIKESGTTGSTSAFWRCLFSLPILVALVVWERRRGTAVRRILLPLLAGVGLGVDFVLWGDAISLVGAGIATVLLSVQVVIVPVVAYLVFRERPSTRFVCAVPVLLGGIVLAGGLAGTPAFGSDPVLGAVLAIGAGIGFAGYLVLMRHSSGPGSREHTLFLATVSAGVVAVALGVPTGKLDLAPGWPALGWLLALALVGQVVGWLLISSALPRMSSATGATLMMSQPVAAILLGIGLLGERPSALQLVGCLVVLAAVGFVSTSSRG; this comes from the coding sequence GTGACCACGACCGAAGCCCGTCCCGCCGCCGTCGCGCCCGCCCGGCCGAAGGTGAACCCGGCGCTGCTCGCGTTGACGGGCAGTCTCTGCATCGCGCTGTCCTCGGTGTTCATCAAGGAGTCCGGCACCACCGGCTCGACCAGCGCGTTCTGGCGCTGCTTGTTCTCATTGCCGATCCTGGTGGCACTGGTGGTGTGGGAACGGCGGCGCGGCACGGCGGTGCGCCGGATCCTGCTGCCGCTGCTCGCGGGCGTCGGCCTGGGGGTCGACTTCGTGCTGTGGGGCGATGCGATCTCGCTGGTGGGCGCGGGCATCGCGACCGTGCTGCTGTCGGTCCAGGTGGTGATCGTGCCGGTGGTGGCCTACCTGGTGTTCCGTGAACGCCCGTCCACCCGGTTCGTGTGCGCGGTGCCGGTGTTGCTGGGCGGGATCGTGCTCGCGGGCGGCCTGGCGGGCACGCCGGCGTTCGGCTCGGACCCGGTGCTGGGCGCGGTGCTCGCGATCGGCGCCGGGATCGGGTTCGCCGGCTACCTCGTCCTGATGCGGCACAGCTCCGGGCCGGGCAGCCGGGAGCACACGCTGTTCCTGGCGACCGTGTCGGCCGGGGTGGTGGCGGTCGCGTTGGGCGTGCCGACCGGGAAGCTCGACCTCGCGCCGGGGTGGCCGGCGTTGGGCTGGCTGCTCGCGCTGGCGCTGGTCGGGCAGGTCGTGGGCTGGCTGCTGATCTCCTCCGCGCTGCCCCGGATGTCCAGCGCGACCGGCGCGACGCTGATGATGTCGCAGCCCGTCGCGGCGATCCTGCTCGGCATCGGGCTGCTCGGCGAACGACCGAGCGCGCTGCAACTCGTCGGGTGCCTGGTGGTGCTCGCCGCGGTCGGTTTCGTGAGCACCTCGTCACGCGGGTAA
- a CDS encoding ABC transporter permease subunit, whose product MLGAVVAAAVGLETSSAVWALLAGALAGAAYAAPAAVCENRLGVPLLISTLLLSCPAISLAGYLVRFLLKDSGSSLPQSAQLPPGARLPEFGGVTSGIVLVVVVAAVCAVVDARTPAGFEARVIFDGGLVALALTAVAPVLLAALGGGVDELPGAHGVRHAGQCRRPGAGRAAGPRRRALAAGVPGVGGGSGARAVPAPAPWGLRLRGVGEDPAAAADLGVRPDHYRYGAVLAAGALCGLGGAQLALGSVTLFAENLTAGRGWIAVVAVLLGRARPVGVLLALFAGTGWRGLAGRRRAGRVRTGAPGRRRRG is encoded by the coding sequence GTGCTGGGCGCGGTTGTCGCGGCGGCCGTCGGGCTGGAGACCTCCAGCGCGGTGTGGGCGTTGCTCGCCGGGGCCCTCGCGGGCGCAGCCTACGCGGCGCCGGCGGCGGTGTGCGAGAACCGGCTCGGGGTGCCGTTGCTGATCAGCACCCTGTTGTTGAGCTGCCCGGCCATTTCGTTGGCCGGCTACCTGGTCCGGTTCCTGTTGAAGGACAGCGGTTCCAGCCTGCCGCAGAGCGCGCAGCTGCCGCCGGGGGCGCGGTTGCCGGAGTTCGGCGGCGTCACCTCGGGCATCGTCCTGGTGGTCGTGGTGGCGGCGGTCTGCGCGGTGGTCGACGCGCGCACCCCGGCCGGGTTCGAGGCGCGGGTGATCTTCGACGGTGGACTGGTCGCGCTCGCCCTGACGGCGGTGGCCCCGGTGCTGCTCGCCGCGCTCGGCGGTGGGGTTGACGAGCTTCCTGGTGCGCACGGTGTTCGGCACGCAGGGCAGTGTCGCCGACCCGGCGCTGGCCGGGCTGCCGGACCTCGTCGCCGGGCACTCGCCGCTGGTGTTCCTGGCGTGGGCGGTGGTTCCGGTGCTCGCGCTGTTCCTGCACCGGCACCGTGGGGGCTGCGGTTGCGCGGGGTGGGCGAGGACCCCGCTGCGGCGGCCGACCTCGGCGTGCGCCCGGACCACTACCGGTACGGCGCGGTGCTCGCGGCGGGCGCGCTGTGCGGGCTGGGCGGCGCGCAACTCGCGCTGGGCTCGGTGACCCTGTTCGCCGAGAACCTGACGGCCGGGCGCGGCTGGATCGCCGTCGTGGCGGTCCTGCTCGGCCGCGCCCGACCGGTGGGCGTGCTGCTCGCGCTGTTCGCCGGCACCGGGTGGCGGGGCCTGGCCGGTCGACGCCGCGCGGGCCGGGTCAGGACTGGGGCACCCGGACGACGTCGCCGGGGTTGA